The following are from one region of the Gossypium hirsutum isolate 1008001.06 chromosome D03, Gossypium_hirsutum_v2.1, whole genome shotgun sequence genome:
- the LOC107950721 gene encoding transcription factor bHLH157, whose product MGEAEKGSMLKQTLKNLCCSNGWCYGVFWRFDQRNSMLLTMEDAYYEEQMRPLFNSILQKFHILGEGIIGQAAFTGKHRWIFSDSYGKSSNSYTGNQITFQDESELQNQFSCGIKTIAIISLGRQGMVQVGSTQKILERLDFLDETKKIFCDVGSFHGFTPLEIEACNQDDRFAALGSRGNIYNENLATELYGFPREPKGWPCSLKNATESSIFMREIRDPSVNSVVQNLPHLRNQLQTSNAEALSLSSGKISPVNCLAAYTPCTSTWRSEGSILTSFETSFPSESGIWDSPNMLPKANDLAVSGNMEQKLQGASTFSSLYGIGELVDAELPTLDSYGKTAEYQCSFGTNNGLLDDAINLQRITEEFNPADFTIDLCNSFNLDDLSQLFSPLPRHDINGTGATIISDVSSSVGVTSVSSALVGGDTLVDIPVRQTANSLQSSITEASISNAEKSTIVHDNGTDLFDGVGLDYAFGKTGESLEDIIVPLLHGDNSTVTLGLSETISQLDARAMNGKRKGLFSELGLEKLLDGVNNSSHATKSSVEDQLSITKRRKTESSSSSFCQGQFVGHSYSAGSMNPVHHSHTIFNKDIHRKSQVGAWIDDSCSVNGGQAVAATSKKPAKKRAKPGESTRPRPKDRQLIQDRIKELRGIIPHNGKPLSIDHLLEQTIKYLIFLQGVTKYADKIKQADEPKIIGNEDGMLPKHNMISGGATWAFEVGAQSIPIVVKDLNPPGQMLIEMLCEDQGFFLEIANVIRGIGLNILRAVMELQEDKIWARFIVEAKEQVERTCIIWSLLPLLQQTGGSGIDSASQPSNDVNGGIPLSNNYLQPFPLPPLNTAETFQ is encoded by the exons aTGGGGGAAGCAGAGAAGGGTTCAATGTTAAAGCAGACACTTAAAAATCTTTGTTGCAGTAATGGGTGGTGTTATGGTGTTTTTTGGCGCTTTGATCAGAGAAATTCCAT GTTGTTAACAATGGAAGATGCCTACTATGAAGAACAAATGAGGCCATTGTTTAACAGTATACTTCAAAAATTCCACATCCTGGGTGAAGG GATCATTGGCCAAGCTGCTTTCACAGGAAAGCATCGATGGATTTTCTCAGACTCCTATGGTAAAAGTTCAAATAGTTACACTGGAAATCAAATTACATTTCAG GATGAATCTGAGTTACAAAATCAATTTTCATGTGGGATCAAG ACAATAGCAATAATCTCTTTGGGAAGACAAGGAATGGTTCAGGTTGGATCCACAcaaaag ATTTTAGAGAGATTGGACTTTTTGGATGAAACAAAGAAGATATTTTGTGATGTGGGGAGTTTTCATGGGTTTACCCCTTTGGAAATTGAAGCTTGCAATCAAGACGATCGTTTTGCGGCACTAGGATCACGTGGAAATATTTACAATGAGAATCTGGCAACTGAACTGTATGGCTTCCCTAGAGAGCCAAAAGGGTGGCCATGTTCCTTAAAAAATGCCACTGAATCCTCCATTTTCATGCGCGAGATTCGAGACCCAAGTGTAAACTCGGTGGTACAGAACTTACCTCATCTCAGAAATCAACTGCAAACAAGTAATGCAGAAGCTCTATCTTTATCGTCCGGTAAGATCTCTCCTGTTAACTGCTTGGCTGCTTATACCCCTTGCACTAGTACATGGCGTAGTGAGGGTTCAATTTTAACTTCATTTGAGACATCATTTCCATCGGAAAGTGGAATATGGGATTCACCGAATATGCTTCCTAAGGCAAACGATCTTGCAGTTAGTGGAAATATGGAACAAAAGTTGCAAGGTGCTTCGACATTCAGTTCACTTTACGGCATAGGGGAACTTGTTGATGCAGAATTACCTACTCTAGACAGCTATGGGAAAACAGCTGAGTATCAATGTTCTTTTGGCACTAACAACGGCCTTCTTGATGATGCGATTAACCTACAAAGAATCACTGAGGAGTTTAACCCAGCTGACTTTACAATAGATCTCTGTAACTCCTTTAATCTGGATGATCTTTCTCAGTTGTTTTCTCCTTTGCCCCGGCATGACATCAATGGAACAGGAGCTACTATCATTAGTGATGTTTCATCTTCAGTGGGAGTTACATCAGTGTCATCTGCTCTCGTTGGAGGTGATACCTTAGTTGACATTCCTGTCCGACAAACAGCTAATTCATTGCAAAGCTCCATCACTGAAGCATCCATATCTAATGCAGAGAAATCTACCATTGTTCATGATAACGGGACTGATCTGTTCGATGGTGTGGGGCTTGATTATGCATTTGGAAAAACTGGGGAGTCCTTGGAAGATATTATCGTGCCATTGCTACATGGTGATAACTCAACTGTTACTTTAGGATTGTCGGAAACCATTTCGCAATTGGATGCCCGTGCCATGAATGGCAAGCGAAAAGGCTTATTCTCTGAACTAGGCCTTGAAAAGCTTCTAGATGGTGTTAACAATTCTTCTCATGCTACGAAATCTAGTGTTGAGGATCAACTTTCTATTACTAAAAGAAGGAAAACTGAAAGTTCTTCGTCTAGTTTTTGTCAAGGTCAGTTTGTGGGTCATTCTTACTCTGCCGGGAGCATGAATCCAGTGCATCATTCACATACTATATTCAACAAAGACATTCATCGAAAATCACAAGTTGGTGCGTGGATAGATGATAGCTGCAGTGTAAATGGTGGCCAAGCTGTTGCTGCAACTTCAAAGAAGCCAGCCAAGAAAAGAGCTAAACCTGGTGAAAGTACTCGACCCAGGCCCAAAGACCGTCAGTTGATCCAAGATCGTATAAAAGAGTTGAGAGGGATTATCCCACACAATGGAAAG CCATTGAGCATTGATCATTTACTGGAGCAGACTATCAAATACCTTATTTTCTTGCAAGGCGTGACAAAATATGCGGACAAGATTAAACAAGCTGATGAACCAAAG ATTATCGGCAACGAGGATGGAATGCTTCCAAAACATAACATGATAAGTGGTGGTGCTACATGGGCATTTGAAGTTGGGGCTCAGAGTATCCCTATTGTAGTTAAGGACCTAAATCCACCTGGCCAAATGCTTATAGAG ATGCTCTGTGAAGATCAAGGATTCTTTCTTGAAATAGCAAATGTCATTCGGGGCATTGGGTTGAATATCTTGAGGGCGGTGATGGAGCTCCAAGAAGATAAGATATGGGCACGGTTCATTGTTGAG GCAAAGGAGCAAGTTGAAAGGACATGTATAATCTGGTCTCTTCTCCCGCTTCTGCAACAGACAGGCGGCAGTGGGATTGATTCTGCCAGTCAGCCAAGCAATGATGTGAATGGTGGGATTCCGCTATCAAACAATTACCTGCAACCTTTTCCGCTACCTCCTctcaacacggctgagacatttCAATAA